The following proteins are co-located in the Frigidibacter mobilis genome:
- the trxA gene encoding thioredoxin has translation MATHAVTDATFDAEVRQSDIPVVVDFWAEWCGPCRQIGPALEEIATEMAGKVKIVKINVDENPDSPAQLGVRGIPALFLFKDGQVVSNKVGAAPKAALQSWIQSAI, from the coding sequence ATGGCAACGCATGCCGTGACCGATGCCACCTTTGACGCCGAAGTCCGCCAGTCGGACATCCCGGTCGTCGTGGATTTCTGGGCCGAATGGTGCGGCCCCTGCCGCCAGATCGGGCCGGCACTGGAAGAGATCGCCACCGAGATGGCGGGCAAGGTCAAGATCGTGAAGATCAACGTCGATGAAAACCCCGACAGCCCGGCGCAGCTGGGTGTGCGGGGCATCCCGGCGCTGTTCCTGTTCAAGGACGGCCAGGTCGTGTCGAACAAGGTCGGCGCCGCGCCCAAGGCCGCGCTGCAAAGCTGGATCCAGTCAGCGATCTGA
- a CDS encoding PAS-domain containing protein, producing the protein MPPNWAFALILVVTSVGSAFAALALLSALTPRRGPPRKLAEVEPVMEEAVFLFDDQALIDATAPARALIEATPLHGSDWARLCAFLGPQFERFESEMARLSERGAIELKGGGPAPLRLKAELISGLARITLSDPEAEGQGRMVDALSLRAMEDELAGLRETADAMPVLAWRQDRRGEVVWANRAYLLQSGALTGDPDDPCLWPLPHLFDLGPEAAPLQSGGTPLPARRMRLDLPGQDKPLWFDCHSFDSANGSISFALPADATVRAETALREFVQTLTKTFAHLPIGLAIFDRQRQLALFNPALIDLTTLGPDFLSGRPTLFSFLDRLREARMIPEPKDYRSWRQQMAKLEKAASTSQYHDTWTLPSGQTYQVTGRPHPDGAVALLIEDISAEVSLTRRFRSDLEMGQAVVDSLPEAIAVFSPAGMLVMSNVAYAQMWGTDPSTALGEVGATESMRLWQAGSLPNPIWADARDFISSIGPRVDWTGDAVLLTGQHIACRFQAIAGGATLAGFLPQGSDARLPLGPRRLRRRPDTTTPAAEPQGWGDFPCPEDAEQADRG; encoded by the coding sequence ATGCCACCCAACTGGGCGTTTGCCCTTATTCTCGTCGTCACTTCGGTCGGATCGGCCTTTGCCGCATTGGCGTTGCTCTCCGCCCTGACACCTCGGCGTGGTCCACCGCGCAAACTAGCCGAGGTGGAGCCGGTAATGGAGGAGGCGGTTTTTCTGTTTGACGACCAAGCGCTGATCGACGCCACCGCCCCGGCCCGCGCCCTGATTGAGGCGACGCCGCTCCACGGCAGCGACTGGGCCCGGCTTTGCGCCTTCCTCGGTCCGCAGTTCGAGCGGTTCGAGTCAGAAATGGCACGCCTCTCCGAGCGCGGCGCCATAGAACTGAAGGGAGGCGGCCCAGCCCCGTTGCGCCTGAAGGCAGAGCTGATTTCCGGTCTGGCGCGGATCACGCTCTCGGACCCCGAAGCCGAGGGACAAGGCCGGATGGTCGATGCGCTGAGCCTTCGTGCGATGGAGGACGAACTGGCCGGCCTGCGCGAGACCGCCGACGCAATGCCGGTGCTGGCCTGGCGCCAGGACCGGCGGGGTGAGGTGGTCTGGGCGAACCGGGCCTATCTACTGCAGTCGGGGGCGCTGACCGGCGATCCCGATGACCCCTGCCTCTGGCCTTTGCCCCACCTGTTCGACCTCGGCCCCGAGGCAGCCCCGCTGCAATCGGGCGGCACCCCGCTACCCGCCCGCCGCATGCGGCTGGATCTGCCGGGACAGGACAAGCCGCTGTGGTTTGACTGCCACAGCTTCGACTCTGCCAATGGTTCGATCAGCTTCGCGCTGCCCGCCGATGCAACGGTGCGGGCGGAAACCGCCCTGCGCGAATTCGTGCAGACCCTGACGAAGACCTTCGCACATCTGCCGATCGGGCTGGCGATCTTCGACCGACAGCGGCAACTGGCATTGTTCAACCCGGCACTGATCGACCTGACGACACTTGGCCCCGATTTCCTATCGGGCCGCCCGACGCTGTTTTCCTTCCTCGACCGACTACGCGAGGCGCGGATGATCCCCGAACCCAAGGATTACCGCAGTTGGCGCCAGCAGATGGCGAAGCTGGAAAAGGCCGCCTCGACGAGCCAGTATCACGACACCTGGACCCTGCCCTCGGGCCAGACCTATCAGGTCACCGGCCGCCCACATCCCGATGGCGCCGTGGCGCTGCTGATCGAGGATATCTCGGCCGAGGTCTCGCTGACCCGCCGTTTCCGTTCGGATCTGGAAATGGGGCAGGCGGTGGTCGACAGCCTGCCCGAGGCGATCGCCGTGTTTTCGCCCGCGGGGATGCTGGTCATGTCGAACGTTGCCTATGCGCAGATGTGGGGCACCGACCCCTCGACGGCATTGGGCGAGGTTGGCGCAACCGAGTCGATGCGGCTCTGGCAGGCAGGCAGCCTGCCGAACCCGATCTGGGCCGATGCCCGCGACTTCATTTCCAGCATCGGCCCCCGCGTTGACTGGACAGGCGATGCGGTGTTGCTGACGGGCCAGCACATCGCCTGCCGGTTCCAGGCCATCGCCGGTGGCGCCACGCTGGCGGGCTTCCTGCCACAGGGCTCTGATGCAAGGCTGCCCCTTGGCCCCCGCCGCCTGCGCCGCCGCCCCGACACTACGACACCGGCCGCCGAGCCGCAAGGTTGGGGCGATTTCCCCTGCCCCGAAGACGCCGAGCAGGCGGATCGCGGGTAG
- the addA gene encoding double-strand break repair helicase AddA: MTRSAASQRQVLAAEPRASTWLSANAGSGKTRVLTDRVARLLLGGTEPQHILCLTYTKAAASEMQNRLFRRLGEWAMLEEGRLRAALAELGIDGVVSAETLAEARRLFARAIETPGGLRIQTIHSFCAGLLRRFPLEAGVSPDFTEMDDRAAELLRAEIVEELAGGADIGAVDALAGLVAGDDLSPVLGDLCRNSDAFAKPLTRPAALELFDLPPGHDRATLRAEVLMGDEAALLAELVPLLLASGANDRKAGERLASLDMAETDCLTALEDVLLTGKTAKEPFTAKTGSFPTKGLREGPCAPLMPRLQALMLRVEAARPRRIALAAAERALALHRFAAAFLPRYHARKAARGWLDFDDLIARAGRLLSDRSVAQWVLFRLDGGIDHILVDEAQDTSPGQWAVIERLSEEFTAGEGAREGRRTLFVVGDKKQSIYSFQGADLIAFDRMRDQFAGRFQAVGAAMQDLTLDHSFRSAPAVLRVVDLAFDGREDRGIGGAPLHLAFKAEMPGRVDLWPLIPKAEREEPEAWDAPVDQLPQAHPAVQLARRIARWIGDTIAAGTQIPVPGGTRPVHEGDFLILVQRRSELFAEIIAACKAAGLAIAGADRLKLGGELAVKDIRAVLAFLATPEDDLSLAAALRSPLFGWTEAQLYDLAQPRQGYLWQALRGRADHVETRAILNDLRDRADFLRPYELIERLLTRHAGRKRLVARLGPEAEDGIDELLTQALAFERSSVPSLTGFLVWMEGGDVEVKRRPEAAGHAIRVMTVHGAKGLEAPVVILPDTIRGERSNEAPILRLEDGTPVWRTTADETPPVMAGARAAARARQTEERDRLLYVAMTRAESWLVVCGAGDAGSSGDQWWSLVAAAMDKAGAEPAEAGFGPILRSASGAWPADAPASAPAAAQADMPPLPDWALRPAPPAVGAEKPLSPSDLGGAKALPGEAALLDEDAALRRGRQLHLLLEHLPDWPAEAQAEIALRLLSVGEDSADPAEIETVLAEAQAVLTSEAMRPWLGPDTLAEVEITAHLPELGGRLVHGILDRLWIGEDRVLAIDYKSNAVVPARPEDVPPGILRQMGAYAAALAQIYPGRRIDTAILWTRSGLLMPLPCDIVRAALQGTTIP; this comes from the coding sequence ATGACCCGCAGCGCCGCAAGCCAGCGGCAGGTTCTGGCGGCAGAGCCCCGCGCCTCGACCTGGCTGTCGGCCAATGCCGGATCGGGCAAGACCCGCGTGCTGACCGACCGGGTGGCGCGGCTGCTTCTGGGCGGGACCGAGCCGCAGCACATCCTGTGCCTGACCTATACCAAGGCCGCCGCGTCCGAGATGCAGAACCGGCTGTTCCGGCGGCTTGGCGAATGGGCGATGCTCGAGGAGGGCCGGCTGCGCGCCGCGCTGGCCGAGCTTGGCATCGACGGGGTGGTGAGCGCCGAGACGCTGGCCGAGGCACGGCGCCTGTTCGCCCGCGCCATCGAGACGCCGGGCGGGCTGCGGATCCAGACCATCCACTCGTTCTGCGCCGGCCTGCTGCGGCGGTTCCCGCTGGAGGCGGGCGTCTCGCCCGACTTCACCGAGATGGACGACCGCGCCGCCGAACTGCTGCGCGCCGAGATTGTCGAGGAACTGGCGGGCGGCGCGGATATCGGCGCGGTGGACGCGCTGGCGGGGCTGGTGGCGGGGGATGACCTGTCGCCGGTTCTGGGCGATTTGTGCCGGAACAGTGACGCATTTGCCAAGCCGCTGACCCGCCCGGCTGCGCTGGAGCTGTTCGATCTGCCGCCCGGCCATGACCGCGCCACGCTGCGGGCCGAGGTGCTGATGGGGGATGAGGCGGCCCTGCTGGCCGAACTGGTGCCGCTGCTGCTGGCCAGCGGCGCGAATGACCGCAAGGCGGGCGAGCGGCTGGCCTCGCTGGACATGGCCGAGACCGACTGCCTGACCGCGCTGGAAGATGTGCTGCTGACCGGCAAGACCGCCAAGGAGCCCTTCACCGCCAAGACCGGCAGCTTCCCGACCAAGGGGCTGCGCGAGGGCCCCTGCGCGCCTCTGATGCCGCGCCTGCAAGCGCTGATGCTGCGGGTGGAAGCGGCGCGGCCGCGGCGGATCGCGCTGGCGGCGGCAGAGCGCGCGCTGGCGCTGCACCGCTTCGCCGCCGCCTTCCTGCCGCGCTATCACGCGCGCAAGGCAGCCCGCGGCTGGCTGGATTTCGATGACCTGATCGCCCGCGCCGGGCGACTGCTGTCGGATCGCAGCGTGGCGCAATGGGTGCTGTTCCGGCTCGATGGCGGCATCGACCACATTCTGGTGGACGAGGCGCAGGATACCAGCCCCGGCCAATGGGCGGTGATCGAGCGGCTGAGCGAGGAGTTCACCGCGGGCGAGGGCGCGCGCGAGGGGCGGCGCACACTGTTCGTGGTCGGCGACAAGAAACAGTCGATCTACAGCTTTCAGGGCGCCGACCTGATCGCCTTCGACCGAATGCGCGACCAGTTCGCCGGCCGCTTCCAAGCCGTCGGCGCGGCGATGCAGGATCTGACGCTGGACCATTCCTTCCGCTCTGCCCCCGCGGTGCTGCGGGTGGTGGACCTGGCCTTTGACGGGCGCGAGGATCGCGGCATCGGCGGCGCGCCGCTGCATCTGGCCTTCAAGGCGGAAATGCCGGGCCGGGTGGACCTGTGGCCGCTGATCCCCAAGGCGGAACGCGAGGAACCAGAGGCCTGGGACGCGCCGGTGGACCAGCTGCCCCAGGCCCATCCCGCGGTGCAGCTGGCGCGGCGAATTGCCCGCTGGATCGGCGATACCATCGCCGCGGGCACGCAGATCCCAGTGCCGGGGGGAACGCGCCCGGTGCATGAGGGCGATTTCCTGATCCTGGTGCAGCGCCGGTCGGAGCTGTTCGCCGAGATCATCGCAGCCTGCAAGGCGGCGGGGCTGGCGATTGCCGGCGCCGACCGGCTGAAGCTGGGCGGCGAACTGGCGGTGAAGGACATCCGCGCCGTGCTGGCCTTCCTGGCAACGCCCGAGGATGACCTGTCACTGGCCGCCGCCCTGCGCTCGCCGCTGTTCGGCTGGACCGAGGCGCAGCTTTACGATCTGGCGCAGCCGCGCCAGGGCTACCTGTGGCAGGCGCTGCGCGGGCGCGCGGATCATGTCGAGACCCGCGCCATCCTGAACGACTTGCGCGACCGGGCGGATTTCCTGCGACCCTACGAGCTGATCGAACGGCTGCTGACCCGGCACGCGGGGCGAAAGCGGCTGGTGGCCCGGCTGGGGCCCGAGGCAGAAGATGGCATTGACGAGCTGTTGACCCAGGCGCTGGCCTTCGAGCGCAGTTCGGTGCCCAGCCTGACCGGGTTCCTGGTCTGGATGGAGGGCGGCGATGTCGAGGTGAAGCGCCGGCCCGAGGCCGCAGGCCACGCGATCCGGGTGATGACGGTGCATGGCGCCAAGGGGCTGGAGGCGCCGGTGGTGATCTTGCCCGACACCATCCGCGGCGAGCGCAGCAACGAGGCGCCGATCCTGCGGCTGGAGGATGGCACGCCGGTCTGGCGCACGACTGCCGACGAAACCCCGCCGGTGATGGCCGGGGCACGTGCGGCGGCACGGGCGCGGCAGACCGAGGAGCGGGACCGGCTGCTCTATGTGGCGATGACGCGGGCGGAAAGCTGGCTGGTGGTCTGCGGCGCGGGGGATGCGGGCAGCAGCGGCGATCAGTGGTGGAGCCTTGTGGCCGCCGCGATGGACAAGGCAGGGGCTGAACCGGCTGAGGCAGGCTTTGGCCCGATCCTGCGATCTGCCTCGGGCGCGTGGCCGGCGGATGCGCCGGCAAGTGCCCCCGCCGCGGCTCAGGCCGATATGCCGCCGCTGCCGGACTGGGCGCTGCGACCCGCACCGCCTGCCGTCGGCGCCGAAAAGCCGCTGTCGCCCTCGGACCTCGGCGGCGCCAAGGCACTGCCGGGCGAGGCGGCGCTGCTGGACGAGGATGCTGCCCTGCGCCGGGGCCGGCAGCTGCATCTGCTGCTGGAGCATCTGCCGGACTGGCCCGCCGAGGCGCAGGCCGAAATCGCGCTGCGGCTGCTGTCGGTAGGCGAGGACAGCGCGGATCCTGCAGAGATAGAGACTGTTCTGGCCGAGGCGCAGGCCGTGCTGACCAGCGAGGCGATGCGGCCTTGGCTGGGCCCGGACACATTGGCCGAGGTCGAGATCACCGCGCATCTGCCTGAACTTGGCGGCCGGCTGGTCCACGGCATCCTCGACCGGCTGTGGATCGGCGAGGACCGGGTGCTGGCCATCGACTACAAGTCGAACGCCGTGGTTCCTGCCCGCCCCGAGGACGTGCCCCCGGGCATTCTGCGCCAGATGGGCGCCTATGCCGCGGCGCTGGCGCAGATCTATCCGGGCCGCCGCATCGACACCGCGATCTTGTGGACACGCTCCGGCCTGCTGATGCCACTGCCTTGCGATATCGTGAGGGCGGCCTTGCAAGGAACCACCATCCCTTGA
- the tsaE gene encoding tRNA (adenosine(37)-N6)-threonylcarbamoyltransferase complex ATPase subunit type 1 TsaE, giving the protein MNDALIAFPPAQPGSPAAPLRWVLRLPDAEATTALAQGLAPRLHAGDVLLLQGPIGAGKTHFARALIQALLATEGRAEDVPSPTFTLVQTYAAAGMEIWHADLYRLTSPAEAEELGLEDAFAEALCLIEWPDRLGSLAPANALTLDFAPEPQGDGRLLTITATDPCWHAILTEEPPMTGPARDAAAFIVAAGWGDAARSRLAGDASNRKYDRLIRADGTRAVLMDADPAKGEDVAPFLAVGRALLLRGLTAPDVLAEDRAQGFLLLEDLGDDLFARVLARDPAQEPELYAAATDVLTHLHGAPLPLGLRAYDAALMGKMAALALDWYLPGVTGARTDSAGFAGLVAALRDKLAPGEPVMALRDYHAENLLWLPGRTGIARVGLLDFQDAMAAPRAYDLVSMLQDARRDVPEAIEAEMVARYTAQNRLDPDRFCAEYAFCGAQRNLRIIGVFARLSMHYGKPHYVDLIPRVWGLLQRDLAHPALADLQAAVAATLPAPDAAGLQRIKEQAGCHPLR; this is encoded by the coding sequence ATGAATGATGCCCTGATAGCCTTTCCCCCTGCACAACCGGGCTCGCCCGCCGCGCCGCTTCGGTGGGTACTGCGGCTGCCCGATGCCGAGGCAACGACGGCACTTGCGCAAGGGCTTGCCCCGCGGCTGCACGCTGGCGACGTGCTGCTGCTGCAAGGCCCCATCGGCGCCGGAAAGACCCATTTTGCCCGCGCGCTGATCCAGGCGCTGCTGGCCACCGAGGGCCGGGCCGAGGATGTGCCCTCGCCCACCTTCACGCTGGTGCAGACCTATGCCGCCGCGGGGATGGAGATCTGGCATGCCGACCTCTACCGCCTGACCTCGCCCGCCGAGGCCGAGGAACTGGGGCTGGAGGATGCCTTCGCCGAGGCGCTGTGCCTGATCGAATGGCCGGACAGGCTGGGCAGCCTCGCGCCTGCCAATGCGCTGACGCTGGACTTTGCGCCCGAGCCGCAGGGCGACGGGCGGCTGCTGACGATCACCGCGACCGACCCGTGCTGGCACGCGATCCTGACCGAGGAGCCCCCGATGACCGGGCCCGCCCGCGACGCCGCCGCCTTCATCGTCGCCGCCGGCTGGGGCGATGCCGCGCGCAGCCGGCTGGCGGGCGATGCGTCGAACCGCAAGTATGACCGGCTGATCCGTGCGGATGGCACCCGCGCCGTGCTGATGGATGCCGACCCGGCCAAGGGCGAGGATGTGGCGCCGTTCCTGGCCGTGGGCCGGGCGCTGCTGCTGCGCGGGCTGACGGCGCCGGACGTGCTGGCCGAAGACCGCGCGCAGGGCTTCCTGCTGCTGGAGGATCTGGGCGACGACCTCTTCGCCCGGGTTCTCGCCCGCGATCCGGCGCAGGAGCCCGAGCTTTACGCCGCCGCGACCGATGTGCTGACCCATCTGCACGGCGCGCCGCTGCCCTTGGGCCTGCGCGCCTATGATGCTGCGCTGATGGGCAAGATGGCCGCGCTGGCGCTGGACTGGTATCTGCCGGGCGTGACCGGCGCCCGCACCGACAGCGCCGGTTTTGCGGGTCTGGTGGCGGCGCTGCGCGACAAGCTCGCACCCGGCGAGCCGGTGATGGCGCTGCGTGACTACCACGCCGAAAACCTGCTCTGGCTGCCCGGCCGCACCGGCATCGCCCGCGTCGGCCTCTTGGACTTTCAGGACGCGATGGCAGCCCCCCGCGCCTATGACCTCGTCTCGATGCTGCAAGATGCCCGCCGCGACGTGCCAGAGGCCATCGAAGCCGAGATGGTCGCCCGCTACACCGCGCAGAACCGGCTGGACCCGGACCGCTTTTGCGCGGAATACGCCTTCTGCGGCGCGCAGCGGAACCTGCGGATCATCGGCGTCTTTGCCCGGCTGTCGATGCATTACGGCAAACCGCATTATGTGGACCTGATCCCCCGGGTCTGGGGCCTGCTGCAGCGCGATCTGGCGCATCCGGCGCTGGCGGATCTGCAAGCCGCCGTCGCCGCCACCCTGCCCGCGCCGGATGCCGCCGGCCTGCAACGGATCAAGGAGCAGGCCGGATGCCACCCGCTGCGCTGA